The Gemmatimonadota bacterium genome has a segment encoding these proteins:
- a CDS encoding LacI family DNA-binding transcriptional regulator, protein MSVTIREVARDAGVSIATASRALNRDDLVAPETRDRVRAAAARLHYTPHGGARSLITNRTHTIGVLLPDLYGEFFSEVMRGIDQTAQLEGYQCIVSSARHSGPTLEAALRAMRGRVDGLVLMSPEFTGELSRRALPAGFPVVLLNCPPSETPHNAINVENYEGAYSMVRHLASLGHQRIAILTGEAGNFDATERLRGYRAALADSGLPVLDELIVPGDFSEAAGAAGAQTLLRLQPRPTAIFAANDGMAIGALFALREAGLRVPDDIAIGGFDDIPMARYVEPALSSVHVDISALGERATAALVSELRHPGRRALIRETATTTLVVRRSCGARAAPAGPPIPQ, encoded by the coding sequence TTGAGCGTCACCATCAGGGAAGTCGCCCGGGATGCCGGGGTCTCGATCGCCACTGCTTCGCGCGCCCTCAATCGCGACGATCTGGTGGCCCCCGAGACCCGCGACCGGGTCAGGGCCGCGGCGGCCAGGCTGCATTACACCCCGCACGGTGGCGCCCGTTCACTGATCACCAACCGGACCCATACCATCGGCGTCCTGCTCCCGGACCTCTACGGCGAGTTCTTCTCGGAAGTGATGCGCGGCATCGACCAGACGGCCCAGCTCGAGGGGTACCAATGCATTGTCTCCAGCGCGCGCCATAGTGGCCCGACCCTGGAGGCAGCGCTTCGCGCGATGCGCGGCCGGGTCGACGGCCTGGTGCTGATGTCGCCCGAGTTTACCGGTGAGCTTTCCCGGCGAGCGCTCCCCGCCGGTTTCCCTGTCGTCCTGCTGAACTGCCCGCCCTCCGAAACACCCCACAATGCCATCAACGTCGAGAACTACGAGGGGGCCTACAGCATGGTCCGTCACCTCGCGTCCCTCGGCCACCAGCGCATTGCGATCCTGACCGGAGAAGCGGGGAACTTCGACGCGACCGAGCGGCTGCGTGGCTATCGCGCGGCACTTGCCGACAGCGGACTCCCGGTGCTCGATGAACTCATCGTGCCCGGCGACTTCAGCGAAGCCGCCGGCGCTGCCGGAGCGCAGACACTACTGCGACTGCAACCACGCCCGACCGCGATCTTCGCGGCCAACGACGGCATGGCCATCGGGGCGCTCTTCGCCCTGCGTGAGGCCGGACTCCGGGTCCCGGATGACATCGCCATCGGGGGGTTCGACGACATCCCCATGGCGCGCTATGTCGAGCCGGCGCTCAGTTCGGTACACGTTGACATCAGCGCGCTCGGGGAGCGCGCTACAGCGGCACTGGTCTCGGAGCTTCGTCACCCGGGCCGCCGCGCTCTCATCCGTGAAACCGCCACGACGACCCTCGTCGTGCGCCGGTCTTGCGGTGCCCGGGCTGCACCGGCCGGGCCCCCGATTCCGCAATAG
- a CDS encoding alpha/beta fold hydrolase, whose translation MAFPCDNSTGGAVARLTLVASDGFPLAAIRYRAQGETKGVVIIAPATGVRQKYYGAFASWLASRGYDAITWDWRGVGDSRHEMVPGDQRLTMRAWGERDLEAALVWGKCRAAGRPLHFVGHSFGGQALGLAASAPAVTRAVMIGAGEGYFGHWPVPTRWALAAFWYGVMPTLASLLGYFPSSRFGLGEDLPSGVARDWARWCRNPEYLGTWGGHARLTLPVMAYSFSDDWIAPHRAVDALLGRYPSARKTHWHLTPRHLGTEAIGHFGFFREGVTPKLWRESADFFDAG comes from the coding sequence ATGGCATTTCCTTGCGACAACAGTACCGGCGGCGCCGTCGCGCGGCTGACCCTGGTGGCGAGCGATGGCTTCCCGCTCGCCGCCATTCGTTACCGGGCGCAGGGCGAGACGAAAGGCGTCGTGATCATCGCCCCGGCGACCGGCGTCCGGCAGAAGTACTACGGCGCCTTCGCATCCTGGCTCGCCAGTCGTGGTTACGACGCGATTACCTGGGACTGGCGCGGCGTCGGTGATTCCCGTCACGAGATGGTGCCAGGTGACCAACGGCTCACTATGCGAGCCTGGGGTGAGCGCGACCTCGAGGCGGCGCTGGTCTGGGGAAAGTGTCGCGCCGCCGGTCGACCGCTGCACTTCGTGGGACACTCCTTCGGCGGCCAGGCCCTCGGCCTCGCTGCGTCGGCCCCGGCGGTGACACGGGCCGTGATGATTGGCGCAGGCGAGGGGTATTTCGGACATTGGCCGGTGCCGACTCGGTGGGCCCTCGCGGCGTTCTGGTACGGAGTCATGCCGACCCTCGCCTCGCTCCTTGGTTATTTCCCGTCGTCCCGGTTCGGTCTGGGTGAAGATCTGCCCAGCGGAGTCGCCCGGGACTGGGCGCGATGGTGCCGGAACCCGGAGTATCTCGGGACCTGGGGAGGACACGCCCGGCTCACCCTGCCGGTGATGGCCTACTCCTTCAGCGACGACTGGATCGCCCCCCACCGCGCCGTCGATGCCTTGCTCGGGCGCTATCCCTCGGCGCGAAAGACTCACTGGCACCTCACCCCGCGCCATCTGGGAACCGAGGCAATCGGCCATTTCGGCTTCTTCCGCGAAGGGGTGACACCGAAGCTCTGGCGGGAAAGCGCCGACTTCTTCGACGCCGGATAA
- a CDS encoding glucoamylase family protein produces the protein MSSLCTTRPILAATFVVAVLAGCSTTTMEPAATVTAPRVDAFLDTLSQRTFKFFWEKTPANTGLTPDRWPTQSFSSIAAVGFALTAYGIGAEQGYVSREAAAERTLTTLRFFWNLRQGAAASGTGGYQGFFYHFLNPADGTRFQTVELSTIDTALLMAGVLFAQQYFDRESGSEPAIRAYADSLYRRVDWAWAQPRPPLVTMGWYPEQGFHHLDWRGMNEAMLVYLLALGSPTHPVANEAWDAWTSTYTWGEFQGQQHVGFAPMFGHHYSQVWVDFRGIADSFMRGKGIDYFENSRRATIAQRNYAVANPDGWTGYGANTWGLSASDGPADATHAVKGRDRRFFTYAARGASYTEIRDDGTIAPTAAGGSIAFAPEIVGPALVTMRESYGDALFGEYGFVDAFNPTWQWTDVPVSQGRLIPGKGWFDTDYLGIDQGPIVAMIANHRSDLVWKYMRKSPYLVQGLKRAGFRGGWLDQAK, from the coding sequence ATGAGCTCACTCTGCACCACTCGCCCCATCCTTGCCGCAACCTTTGTCGTCGCCGTGCTGGCCGGCTGCAGTACCACGACGATGGAACCGGCCGCCACGGTCACCGCGCCGCGGGTCGATGCATTCCTCGATACCCTTTCCCAGCGCACCTTCAAGTTCTTCTGGGAGAAGACTCCGGCGAACACCGGCCTCACGCCGGATCGCTGGCCGACACAGTCATTCTCGAGCATTGCCGCCGTTGGCTTCGCGCTCACGGCCTACGGGATCGGCGCGGAGCAGGGGTACGTCAGCCGCGAGGCCGCGGCTGAGCGTACTCTGACCACACTGCGCTTCTTCTGGAATCTTCGGCAGGGGGCGGCGGCCTCCGGGACCGGTGGATACCAGGGCTTCTTCTATCATTTTCTCAACCCTGCGGACGGCACCCGGTTCCAGACCGTGGAACTCTCGACCATCGACACGGCGCTGCTGATGGCCGGGGTGCTCTTCGCCCAGCAGTACTTCGATCGCGAGAGCGGTTCTGAGCCCGCCATTCGCGCCTATGCCGATTCGCTCTACCGCCGAGTCGACTGGGCATGGGCACAGCCGCGGCCGCCACTTGTGACGATGGGGTGGTATCCCGAGCAGGGGTTCCACCATCTCGACTGGCGCGGGATGAACGAGGCGATGCTGGTCTACCTCCTCGCACTCGGTTCTCCAACGCACCCTGTGGCGAACGAGGCGTGGGATGCCTGGACCTCCACCTATACCTGGGGTGAGTTCCAGGGGCAGCAGCACGTCGGCTTCGCGCCGATGTTCGGCCACCACTACTCGCAAGTCTGGGTCGACTTCCGCGGCATTGCCGACAGCTTCATGCGCGGCAAGGGGATCGATTACTTCGAGAATTCACGTCGCGCCACCATTGCCCAACGCAACTACGCCGTCGCCAACCCGGATGGCTGGACAGGTTATGGCGCCAATACGTGGGGACTCTCGGCATCCGATGGTCCGGCCGATGCGACGCACGCAGTGAAGGGGCGCGACCGTCGCTTCTTTACCTACGCCGCGCGCGGGGCGAGCTACACCGAGATCCGCGACGACGGCACCATCGCGCCAACCGCAGCTGGCGGCTCGATCGCCTTCGCGCCTGAAATCGTCGGACCCGCACTGGTCACGATGCGCGAGAGTTACGGCGACGCGCTATTCGGTGAGTACGGGTTCGTCGATGCCTTCAACCCGACGTGGCAATGGACCGATGTGCCGGTGTCCCAGGGACGTCTCATTCCCGGCAAGGGGTGGTTCGACACCGACTACCTCGGTATCGACCAGGGGCCCATTGTCGCGATGATCGCCAATCACCGCTCCGATCTGGTCTGGAAGTACATGCGCAAGAGCCCCTATCTGGTGCAGGGCCTCAAGCGCGCCGGTTTCCGCGGCGGCTGGCTGGACCAGGCGAAGTGA
- a CDS encoding YegS/Rv2252/BmrU family lipid kinase, with translation MLAPDEATAVILNVTAGARATDERVQEVEQLFRAAGREATVLAAHSGSELATATAAAIASGAKVIVAAGGDGTVNSVVSAMQGHDITLGVLPLGTLNHFSKDLGIPQELAQAVAVIVAGHRTQVDVAEVNGRLFLNNSSLGLYPRIVELRQRFPAHGMRKWIIAGWATFRVLRHNPTLGLRLVVDGEPVLRRTSLVMIGNNPYRMTGLDAGGRDSLTTGELGVYVVQARRRWHLLRLVWRMLSKGELTGQLEMVSAESVTIEARHHFVRVAVDGEVAVLKAPLEYKIRPLALDVLVPATAGAR, from the coding sequence ATGCTAGCGCCCGACGAAGCGACTGCGGTCATCCTCAACGTCACCGCCGGTGCGCGTGCGACCGATGAGCGTGTGCAGGAGGTCGAGCAGCTTTTCAGGGCAGCGGGGCGCGAGGCGACGGTACTCGCGGCGCACTCTGGCAGCGAACTCGCGACTGCGACCGCGGCGGCGATCGCTTCCGGGGCGAAGGTAATAGTCGCGGCAGGCGGTGACGGCACGGTGAACAGCGTGGTCTCCGCGATGCAGGGTCATGACATCACGCTCGGCGTGTTACCGCTCGGCACCCTCAATCACTTCTCCAAGGATCTCGGGATTCCCCAGGAGCTGGCCCAGGCAGTCGCAGTGATTGTCGCCGGCCACCGCACACAGGTGGATGTCGCCGAAGTGAATGGCCGACTCTTCCTGAACAACTCGTCGCTGGGGCTCTATCCGAGAATTGTCGAGCTGCGGCAGCGCTTTCCCGCGCACGGAATGCGGAAGTGGATCATTGCCGGGTGGGCCACCTTCCGTGTCCTCCGGCACAACCCGACCCTCGGGCTGCGGCTGGTGGTCGACGGTGAACCGGTGTTACGGCGGACCTCGCTCGTGATGATCGGCAACAATCCCTACCGGATGACCGGGCTCGACGCGGGCGGCCGCGATTCGCTCACCACCGGAGAGCTCGGCGTCTACGTCGTGCAGGCGAGGCGCCGCTGGCATCTGCTTCGGCTGGTCTGGCGGATGCTGTCGAAGGGAGAACTGACAGGTCAGCTCGAGATGGTGAGTGCGGAGAGTGTCACGATCGAGGCGCGCCACCACTTCGTCAGGGTGGCGGTCGATGGGGAAGTCGCGGTGCTGAAGGCGCCCCTGGAGTACAAGATCCGGCCGCTGGCCCTCGATGTGCTGGTGCCAGCGACCGCGGGTGCTCGCTAG
- a CDS encoding ECF-type sigma factor: MIAQLDGPGIQMTPAALPHRSYELDASTEALFLRLYSELRRIADHLLRREAVGHTLQPTALVHEAWFKLAGPGAPEPVDRGHFLALAARAMRQVLVDSARRRRAAKRKGEPVHISVADGALTFALPLDDLIAVDDALVRLASNDERLARVVELRFFAGLSEDEIAAALNVTTRTVQRDWVKARAWLHSELASEPPAK, encoded by the coding sequence TTGATCGCTCAACTTGACGGGCCGGGTATCCAGATGACACCTGCGGCGCTTCCTCACCGTTCCTACGAGCTCGACGCCTCGACCGAGGCGCTCTTCCTGCGTTTGTACAGCGAGCTGCGCCGAATCGCCGACCACCTGCTTCGGCGCGAAGCCGTCGGTCATACCCTCCAGCCCACCGCCCTCGTCCACGAAGCCTGGTTCAAGCTCGCCGGCCCCGGCGCGCCCGAGCCGGTTGACAGGGGTCACTTCCTGGCGCTTGCCGCCCGCGCCATGCGGCAGGTGCTCGTCGACAGCGCACGTCGGCGGCGCGCCGCCAAGCGAAAGGGCGAGCCGGTCCATATCAGTGTGGCTGATGGTGCCTTGACCTTCGCCCTGCCACTTGATGACCTCATCGCCGTCGATGATGCACTGGTTCGCCTCGCGAGCAACGACGAACGACTGGCACGCGTGGTCGAGCTGCGCTTCTTCGCCGGGCTCTCCGAGGACGAAATCGCCGCGGCGCTGAATGTGACCACCCGGACGGTGCAACGCGACTGGGTGAAGGCCCGCGCCTGGCTGCATTCCGAATTGGCAAGCGAGCCGCCCGCGAAATGA
- a CDS encoding carboxypeptidase regulatory-like domain-containing protein — translation MNTRGMRNHLNRFLAISMALFAVLLVGPVSAQNSTGTIRGTITLDGKAATGAEVIAKNIASGVVRTAQARGDGGYVLPGLIPATYELTARRVGSGAQSRVVVVQIGTTIEQNFALEQRAVTLAEIAVTAAPTTETRTSEVATNVSSAQISKLPTPSRNFLDLAALAPGVTVTEDRVSGNFRTFSAGGQGPSSVNLFIDGTSLKNDLTAGGVSGQDASRGNPFPRNAIQEYRVISQNFKAEYQKSSSAIITATTKSGSNIWTGNALVGYQNEGFVALDSFQVKDKSTNPNYKKPDYNRTLMALSFGGPIIKDKAHIFASYEGNTQNRNNRVAINTPPTGFPALDTVNLAKYNGEFGSPFRESLIFTKLDYAPSTKSQMELSFSNRHETDIRDFGGNNAFQTAVNYRQNVTIAQLKYNSFMGAWLNEAKVDYSRFRRNPSPNEAGIATREYNYSGGQAVIGSNSSTQDFLQKRIGFRDDLTYSGLEMAGRHVIKMGASFDLVKYDILKDNDGTPRFVYNATQDGSTYNFGSPGELRYGTGDPNLNANNNQVGLYLQDDWSPSERLTFNLGVRWDYESHMLNYDYVTPKNVVDTLTRYNNQLMTPLDLTRYTTDGSQRKPFYGAIQPRLGFSYSFDKAGKTTLFGGFGIYYDRSQFDLFAVDETQKLAHPTYTVKFAPRGVAPTGNQVAWSDAYLTASKSTLDALVHSVGTPEAWLIDNKAKSPKSTQFNVGLRQLIADWAVSATYAGVRGVDQMTLNWANFKLNSTGGCCDNFDLGAHGFSNFIYSTNDGKTWYDALQVQIDRPYRRASTKDLGWGVGVAYTYATRSLQGVDNLGDVFAFPNALGIPKHPSNDEQHRVVANWIVDLPYLFGIQFSGLATFGGKYKIDVGCPGRFCGAGYIRGGYTVPGTFPYRNVDMRLRKDLPSFGRGTLGLTVDMFNAFNRANLGCYNTGDPNDKENFGKAGCVVTDARRIQLGAEYTF, via the coding sequence ATGAACACTCGAGGAATGCGTAACCACCTCAACCGGTTTCTGGCCATCAGTATGGCGCTCTTCGCCGTGTTGCTGGTCGGTCCGGTGTCCGCCCAGAATTCGACCGGCACCATTCGAGGGACGATCACCCTCGACGGCAAGGCGGCGACTGGGGCCGAGGTGATCGCGAAGAACATCGCGAGCGGCGTCGTTCGCACCGCACAGGCACGCGGCGACGGTGGCTATGTGCTGCCAGGCCTGATTCCGGCCACCTATGAACTCACCGCTCGCCGGGTCGGCAGTGGTGCCCAGAGCCGTGTCGTGGTGGTGCAGATCGGCACCACGATCGAGCAGAACTTCGCGCTGGAGCAGCGCGCCGTCACCCTGGCCGAAATCGCTGTCACAGCGGCGCCGACCACGGAGACACGCACCTCCGAAGTCGCCACCAACGTGAGCTCGGCGCAGATCAGCAAGCTGCCCACGCCGAGCCGCAACTTCCTCGATCTTGCCGCGCTGGCCCCGGGCGTCACGGTCACCGAGGATCGCGTGAGCGGCAACTTCCGGACATTCTCGGCCGGCGGTCAGGGACCCAGCTCCGTCAACCTGTTCATTGACGGGACCTCGCTCAAGAACGACCTCACGGCCGGTGGTGTGAGCGGACAGGACGCCTCGCGCGGCAATCCGTTCCCGCGCAACGCGATCCAGGAATACCGGGTCATCTCGCAGAACTTCAAGGCCGAGTATCAGAAGTCCTCGAGCGCGATCATCACCGCGACCACCAAGTCGGGCTCGAACATCTGGACCGGCAACGCACTGGTCGGATACCAGAATGAAGGTTTCGTCGCGCTCGACTCGTTCCAGGTCAAGGACAAGAGCACCAATCCGAACTACAAGAAGCCGGATTACAACCGCACGCTGATGGCGCTCTCGTTCGGCGGTCCGATCATCAAGGACAAGGCGCACATCTTCGCGTCGTACGAAGGCAATACCCAGAATCGCAACAACCGCGTGGCGATCAACACCCCGCCAACCGGCTTCCCGGCGCTCGACACCGTGAATCTCGCGAAGTACAACGGCGAATTCGGCTCACCATTCCGGGAGTCGCTGATCTTCACCAAGCTCGACTATGCCCCGTCGACCAAGTCACAGATGGAGCTCTCGTTCAGCAATCGCCACGAGACCGACATCCGCGACTTCGGCGGTAACAACGCCTTCCAGACCGCCGTCAACTACCGCCAGAACGTGACCATCGCCCAGCTCAAGTACAACTCGTTCATGGGCGCATGGCTCAACGAGGCGAAGGTGGATTACTCGCGTTTCCGCCGGAACCCGAGCCCGAACGAGGCCGGCATCGCGACCCGCGAGTACAACTACAGCGGTGGGCAGGCGGTCATCGGCAGCAACTCGAGCACCCAGGACTTCCTCCAGAAGCGCATCGGCTTCCGCGATGACCTGACCTACTCAGGCCTCGAGATGGCTGGTCGGCACGTGATCAAGATGGGGGCCTCGTTCGACCTCGTGAAGTACGACATTCTCAAGGACAACGACGGCACGCCGCGCTTCGTCTACAACGCGACGCAGGACGGCTCGACCTACAACTTCGGTTCCCCGGGTGAACTCCGGTACGGCACCGGCGACCCGAACCTGAACGCGAACAACAATCAGGTCGGTCTCTACCTGCAGGATGACTGGAGCCCGTCCGAGCGCCTCACGTTCAACCTCGGCGTGCGCTGGGATTACGAGTCGCACATGCTCAACTATGACTACGTGACTCCGAAGAACGTCGTCGACACGCTGACGCGCTACAACAATCAGCTGATGACGCCGCTCGACCTGACCCGGTACACCACCGATGGCTCGCAGCGGAAGCCATTCTATGGCGCGATCCAGCCGCGCCTCGGCTTCTCGTACTCGTTCGACAAGGCCGGCAAGACCACGCTCTTCGGCGGATTCGGCATCTACTACGACCGGTCGCAGTTCGACCTCTTCGCTGTCGACGAGACCCAGAAGCTCGCCCACCCGACCTATACGGTGAAGTTCGCACCGCGCGGCGTGGCACCGACCGGGAATCAGGTGGCGTGGAGCGACGCATACCTCACGGCGAGCAAGTCCACGCTCGACGCATTGGTGCACAGCGTCGGTACGCCGGAGGCCTGGCTCATCGACAACAAGGCCAAGAGCCCCAAGTCGACGCAGTTCAACGTCGGGCTTCGTCAGCTGATCGCGGACTGGGCGGTGTCGGCGACCTATGCGGGCGTTCGCGGTGTGGACCAGATGACCCTCAACTGGGCCAACTTCAAGCTGAACTCCACCGGCGGTTGCTGCGACAACTTCGATCTCGGTGCGCACGGCTTCAGCAACTTCATTTACAGCACCAACGACGGAAAGACCTGGTACGACGCACTCCAGGTGCAGATCGACCGCCCGTATCGTCGCGCGTCGACCAAGGATCTCGGCTGGGGCGTCGGCGTAGCGTACACGTACGCAACCCGCTCGTTGCAGGGTGTCGACAATCTGGGTGATGTCTTCGCCTTCCCGAACGCGCTGGGGATCCCGAAGCACCCGTCCAACGACGAGCAGCATCGCGTCGTGGCGAACTGGATTGTCGATCTGCCGTATCTTTTCGGCATCCAGTTCTCGGGCCTTGCCACCTTCGGCGGCAAGTACAAGATCGACGTCGGCTGCCCGGGTCGCTTCTGCGGGGCTGGGTACATTCGCGGCGGCTACACCGTGCCGGGGACCTTCCCGTACCGGAATGTCGATATGCGGTTGCGGAAAGACTTGCCGTCGTTCGGCCGCGGCACGTTGGGCCTGACGGTGGATATGTTCAATGCGTTCAACCGCGCCAACCTCGGTTGCTACAATACGGGCGACCCGAACGACAAGGAGAACTTCGGCAAGGCCGGCTGCGTCGTGACCGATGCTCGCCGGATCCAGCTCGGCGCCGAATACACTTTCTGA
- a CDS encoding protein kinase has translation MIADPQWTELNQLFDEAVELPAEQRARLLGALRLRNAPLGERLARMLDAHDHPGPLDQRITPMDDSSLQEHAAAALRDRYRLDEPLGVGGMAAVFLAHETKHDRKVVVKVLQPRLAAAIGTARFLDEIRISAKLSHPHILALIDSGEADGLLYYVTPFVGGETLRERLARRGALPLSDAVALLRDVADALAHAHDAGVVHRDLKPENVLCVGSHAFLLDFGVAKLEAGAAVSRPTDPGLAIGTPGYMAPEQAAGVTVDHRADIYVWGLLARELLTGQRLLDAPLASLRADVPRSLVALIEACVALDPVERPSTAASLVAALDGVLAPVKVAPRWPWLVAAAIAPIAIGLLLASRPAKPVVPALTGPIAVTPLDDETADTSLAGWGRLAGDWMTQGLHEANLLPVVPWESALLATERHHSEAAAGRLQDFNKLVREETGAGAIVRGSYYRTGDSLRFQATVVDARSGALLIAVTPVVVLRDSANAGVRQLRDRVMGAIGLALDQRVAAGSAFATQPPTYEAYRSFDRGLAHFNRYEYAAARVDLQDAWHHDSTFFPALILGSYAAANDNDWVAADTLIRLALWHRPLLNDFYLSFAEMMAGTVKGDKERALRGALRGSALAPGSRLPYNAAHLLEQLNRPREADSVLAAMDADHGPMRDWPAYWSQRAFSNHLLGDYDQELKMARTMRARHPMQRVSWVIEARAYAALGRQQELDSLVAVARSLEPDVYWSVGAMLVIAGQEAMVHQHGNPALLFQQAVDFLTPRLALDPTDRNHRNWLANALIGLGQRDSAERVLLALDRDEPNRLATRGRLAVLAARRGNRASAEQWLLDAPAHQRGEALLYEARMAAVLGDKETALTRLADALRAGVDNWHWNIHYALPDFAALSRDPRFTSLVTPH, from the coding sequence ATGATCGCGGATCCGCAGTGGACCGAGCTCAACCAGCTCTTCGATGAAGCGGTTGAGCTCCCGGCCGAGCAGCGTGCCCGGCTGCTGGGTGCACTGCGGTTGCGAAATGCTCCCCTGGGCGAGCGGCTTGCGCGAATGCTCGACGCGCACGATCACCCCGGTCCGCTCGACCAGCGCATCACCCCGATGGATGACAGCTCGCTGCAGGAGCACGCCGCCGCCGCGTTGCGCGATCGCTACCGGCTCGACGAACCGCTCGGTGTCGGCGGCATGGCCGCCGTCTTCCTCGCCCACGAGACCAAACACGATCGCAAGGTCGTGGTGAAGGTGTTGCAGCCCCGGCTCGCTGCCGCGATCGGCACTGCCCGCTTTCTCGATGAGATCAGGATCAGTGCCAAGCTCTCCCACCCGCACATCCTCGCACTGATCGATTCGGGCGAGGCCGACGGACTGCTCTACTACGTGACTCCGTTCGTCGGTGGCGAGACCCTGCGCGAACGACTCGCTCGCCGTGGGGCGTTGCCGTTGTCGGATGCCGTTGCATTGCTTCGCGATGTCGCCGATGCCCTCGCGCACGCGCACGACGCAGGCGTGGTGCATCGCGACCTCAAACCGGAAAACGTGCTCTGCGTCGGGAGTCACGCCTTCCTGCTCGACTTCGGCGTGGCGAAGCTCGAAGCGGGCGCCGCCGTGTCGCGGCCCACCGACCCCGGTCTCGCCATCGGAACGCCGGGGTACATGGCGCCGGAGCAGGCGGCTGGCGTTACCGTCGATCATCGCGCCGACATCTACGTATGGGGATTGCTCGCGCGCGAACTGCTGACCGGCCAGCGACTCCTCGATGCGCCACTCGCGAGCCTCCGCGCCGATGTGCCGCGCTCGCTGGTAGCCCTGATCGAAGCGTGCGTCGCGCTCGATCCGGTGGAACGCCCCTCGACGGCGGCGTCGCTCGTCGCCGCGCTCGACGGCGTGTTGGCCCCGGTGAAGGTGGCGCCACGCTGGCCCTGGCTCGTGGCAGCGGCAATCGCGCCGATCGCGATCGGACTCCTCCTTGCCAGCAGGCCGGCGAAGCCCGTCGTCCCCGCGCTGACTGGTCCGATCGCCGTCACCCCGCTCGACGATGAGACCGCAGATACTTCGCTCGCCGGCTGGGGACGACTCGCCGGCGACTGGATGACCCAGGGGCTGCACGAAGCGAACCTGCTCCCGGTTGTCCCGTGGGAATCGGCGCTGCTAGCGACCGAGCGACACCATAGCGAGGCGGCGGCCGGCCGCCTGCAGGATTTCAACAAGCTGGTGCGCGAGGAGACGGGCGCCGGAGCGATCGTACGCGGCAGCTACTACCGCACTGGCGACTCGCTCCGGTTCCAGGCCACCGTGGTCGATGCCCGCTCCGGTGCACTACTGATCGCCGTCACGCCAGTGGTCGTCCTCCGTGATTCGGCCAACGCAGGCGTGCGACAACTCCGCGATCGGGTGATGGGCGCGATCGGGCTCGCCCTCGACCAGCGCGTCGCTGCCGGAAGTGCCTTCGCCACTCAGCCACCGACGTACGAGGCCTACCGCTCCTTCGACCGCGGTCTCGCGCATTTCAATCGTTATGAGTATGCCGCTGCACGGGTCGACCTGCAGGATGCCTGGCACCACGACTCGACCTTCTTCCCGGCGCTGATCCTCGGATCCTACGCTGCCGCGAATGACAACGACTGGGTCGCCGCCGACACCCTGATCCGGCTCGCGCTCTGGCACCGGCCGCTCCTCAACGACTTCTACCTCTCGTTTGCCGAGATGATGGCCGGCACAGTGAAGGGCGACAAGGAACGCGCGCTCCGCGGCGCGCTGCGGGGGAGTGCTCTCGCGCCCGGCTCCCGGCTCCCGTACAACGCGGCGCACTTGCTGGAGCAGCTCAATCGCCCGCGCGAAGCGGATTCGGTCCTGGCCGCAATGGATGCGGACCACGGCCCGATGCGCGACTGGCCCGCCTACTGGAGCCAGCGCGCCTTCAGCAACCATCTGCTCGGCGACTACGATCAGGAATTGAAGATGGCGCGCACGATGCGGGCGCGGCATCCGATGCAGCGAGTGAGCTGGGTGATCGAGGCCCGTGCCTATGCCGCTCTGGGTCGGCAGCAGGAACTCGACTCGCTCGTCGCGGTGGCGCGATCGCTCGAACCCGATGTCTACTGGTCGGTGGGAGCAATGCTCGTGATCGCAGGCCAGGAAGCGATGGTGCACCAGCACGGCAACCCGGCGCTGCTCTTCCAGCAGGCCGTCGACTTCCTGACGCCCCGGCTCGCGCTGGACCCGACCGATCGCAACCATCGTAACTGGCTCGCGAACGCACTGATCGGACTCGGCCAGCGCGACTCGGCCGAGCGCGTCCTGCTCGCCCTCGACCGCGACGAGCCGAACAGGCTGGCGACCCGCGGTCGACTCGCCGTGCTGGCTGCGCGACGTGGCAACCGCGCCAGCGCCGAGCAATGGCTGCTCGACGCTCCCGCACACCAGCGCGGCGAGGCGCTGCTCTATGAAGCCCGGATGGCCGCCGTCCTCGGCGACAAGGAGACCGCGCTTACCCGCCTCGCCGACGCCCTCCGCGCTGGCGTCGACAACTGGCACTGGAACATCCACTACGCCCTGCCCGACTTCGCCGCTCTCTCGCGGGATCCCCGGTTTACCTCGCTGGTCACACCGCATTAG